One genomic region from Spiroplasma endosymbiont of Polydrusus cervinus encodes:
- the pepF gene encoding oligoendopeptidase F, whose translation MKRNEASPQYKWDFSHLYQNHEAWKKDLTKIVKKLEEIISFKGKLNQAATFKKYILLDEEIDLIANKMAQYLHMGDIDTTDLSYQELGGIYSNTLNQITSQLAFVASELKAIGEKKIMTWLKEDSDLHAHEYSYRKFFKSAKYILSERDEEILALVTRSRNVAYDLYDLLAYADKKRIFIDYQGKKIELTNSIYSEIMEKSDPLADQELRINTAQLFTKHLVDKKHSFARIYEGIIQQSVESIRLRGYKNTLQASLSNDDVSEEIYTSLIKYGRENSHLFVQYNELLKKYFKFKKFYPTDRSLKLVKNIASLDKKYTVEDAKKMIRESLQLLSDEYLTQLELVWRDHRIDYFEDTNKRSGAYSSGGSGVEPIILMNWDDTIGSVNTLAHEAGHSVHTLLADLNNKYPLNNYPIILAEVASTVNEHLLFDYLYKNTVSKEEKIYLLQNRIDEIMATFFRQIHFADFEWTAHKMVENNEPLDADKLADLFVQKADEFGYTVFDKYEPQKKTYDWPRILHFFNSPYYVYKYATCIVASFKLYNDVINGHPEHLLNFLKQCGRKEPLAILKDIGIDYTDPNIYSGLLIKLTEMIDNLTELLN comes from the coding sequence ATGAAACGAAATGAAGCATCACCACAATATAAATGAGATTTTAGTCATTTATATCAGAATCATGAGGCTTGAAAAAAAGATTTAACAAAAATTGTAAAAAAATTAGAAGAAATTATTAGCTTTAAAGGAAAATTAAATCAAGCAGCAACTTTTAAAAAATATATTTTATTAGACGAAGAAATTGACTTAATTGCCAATAAAATGGCGCAATATCTTCACATGGGGGATATTGATACAACTGACTTATCATATCAAGAATTGGGCGGAATTTATTCAAATACTTTAAATCAAATTACAAGTCAATTAGCTTTTGTTGCATCAGAATTAAAAGCAATTGGAGAAAAAAAAATTATGACATGACTTAAAGAAGACTCTGACCTTCATGCGCATGAATATAGTTACCGTAAGTTTTTTAAAAGTGCAAAATATATCTTGTCAGAACGTGATGAAGAGATTTTAGCATTAGTAACACGATCACGAAACGTTGCTTATGATTTATATGATTTATTGGCATATGCTGATAAAAAACGAATATTTATTGATTATCAAGGGAAGAAAATAGAATTAACAAATTCAATATATAGTGAAATTATGGAAAAATCAGACCCATTAGCGGATCAAGAACTTCGAATTAACACAGCACAATTATTTACTAAGCATTTAGTTGATAAAAAACATTCTTTTGCCCGAATTTATGAAGGAATTATTCAACAGAGTGTTGAGTCGATACGTTTACGCGGTTATAAAAACACTTTGCAAGCATCATTGAGTAATGATGATGTTTCTGAAGAAATTTATACTAGTTTAATTAAATATGGCCGTGAAAATAGCCATTTATTTGTTCAATATAATGAACTATTAAAAAAATATTTTAAATTTAAAAAGTTTTATCCAACTGATCGTAGTTTAAAATTAGTGAAAAATATTGCTTCATTGGATAAAAAATATACTGTTGAAGATGCAAAGAAAATGATTCGTGAATCACTGCAATTATTAAGTGATGAATATTTAACGCAATTAGAATTAGTATGACGTGATCATCGCATTGATTATTTTGAAGATACTAATAAACGTAGTGGTGCTTATTCATCGGGTGGTTCTGGTGTTGAACCAATTATTTTAATGAATTGAGATGATACAATTGGGTCAGTTAATACCTTAGCACATGAAGCGGGTCATTCAGTCCATACCTTATTAGCAGATTTAAATAATAAATATCCATTGAATAATTATCCAATTATTTTAGCGGAAGTTGCTTCAACAGTTAATGAGCATTTATTATTTGATTATTTATATAAAAATACGGTAAGCAAAGAGGAAAAAATTTATTTATTACAAAATCGAATTGATGAAATTATGGCAACATTCTTTCGCCAAATTCATTTTGCTGATTTTGAATGAACAGCCCACAAAATGGTTGAAAATAATGAACCATTAGATGCGGATAAATTAGCCGATCTTTTTGTTCAAAAAGCTGATGAGTTTGGGTATACTGTTTTTGATAAATATGAACCACAGAAAAAAACATATGATTGACCACGAATTTTACATTTCTTTAATTCACCATATTATGTTTATAAATACGCCACATGTATTGTTGCTTCTTTTAAATTGTATAATGATGTTATTAATGGACATCCAGAGCATTTATTGAACTTTTTAAAACAATGTGGTCGTAAAGAACCATTAGCAATTTTAAAAGATATTGGGATTGATTATACTGATCCGAATATTTATAGTGGCTTGTTGATAAAATTAACAGAAATGATTGATAATCTTACCGAATTATTAAACTAA
- the truB gene encoding tRNA pseudouridine(55) synthase TruB, whose protein sequence is MQDGIFLINKPTGKTSHQVIQEIKQKLQINKIGHAGTLDPLATGLLVILVSNATKMSEYLLTADKAYDVEMKLFIETDTGDVTGNVLNETTPFKIQKKILKKIFNEFNGFMYEQYPPKYSAIKINGKKLYEYAREDKEVEIKPRTVTIKEIKLKKYDAHNHTIKFSVFCTKGTYIRSLVTDIAEKLNTIGTVQNLCRTQSGNFLLSKAITLDEVNFNALISMYDVLFTNNQQLMLYHYDEEIRQGKPIVIINHADPIIFIIDKNKNVLAIYKHIGKHVYACQRGLWSNIEPSKQEESEKGDRY, encoded by the coding sequence ATGCAGGATGGAATTTTTTTAATTAATAAACCAACAGGAAAAACGAGTCATCAAGTTATTCAAGAAATTAAACAAAAATTACAAATTAATAAAATTGGCCATGCCGGAACATTAGATCCATTAGCAACTGGCCTTTTAGTGATTTTAGTGAGTAATGCAACGAAAATGAGTGAATATTTGTTAACAGCTGATAAAGCTTATGATGTAGAAATGAAACTATTTATTGAAACAGATACTGGTGATGTTACTGGTAATGTTCTTAATGAAACAACGCCATTTAAAATTCAAAAAAAAATATTAAAAAAAATTTTTAATGAATTCAATGGTTTCATGTATGAACAATATCCACCAAAATATTCAGCAATTAAAATTAATGGGAAGAAACTTTATGAATATGCTCGCGAAGATAAAGAAGTTGAAATTAAACCACGAACTGTCACAATTAAAGAAATTAAACTAAAAAAATATGATGCGCATAATCATACCATTAAATTTAGTGTATTCTGTACAAAAGGAACATATATTAGAAGTTTAGTTACTGATATTGCGGAAAAATTAAATACAATTGGGACCGTTCAAAACTTATGTCGTACGCAATCAGGGAATTTTTTGTTATCAAAAGCAATTACTCTTGACGAAGTAAATTTTAATGCATTAATATCAATGTATGATGTTTTATTTACGAATAATCAGCAATTGATGCTTTATCATTATGATGAAGAAATTCGACAAGGAAAGCCAATTGTTATTATTAACCATGCTGATCCAATTATTTTTATTATTGATAAAAATAAAAATGTTCTAGCAATTTATAAACATATTGGGAAACATGTTTATGCTTGCCAGCGGGGATTATGATCAAATATTGAGCCGTCTAAACAAGAAGAAAGCGAGAAAGGCGACCGTTATTAA